Proteins encoded by one window of Cylindrospermum stagnale PCC 7417:
- a CDS encoding CU044_2847 family protein, whose protein sequence is MTQLAPFQLEDGTVIYIEANEEVAAPSVNSQIATEEEESLDAKGWNPVAVKQQMAQNFQAIQGTIRAYTTQSLQAFKDIEIGNIRKVTLEFGLKIGGEAGIPYVTKGTAESNLKITVECGFNNESQKKP, encoded by the coding sequence ATGACTCAACTTGCACCGTTTCAATTAGAAGATGGTACTGTTATATACATTGAGGCTAACGAAGAAGTAGCAGCACCTTCGGTTAACAGTCAAATTGCTACAGAGGAAGAAGAATCTCTTGATGCTAAAGGATGGAATCCTGTTGCTGTCAAACAGCAAATGGCACAAAATTTCCAAGCTATTCAGGGAACTATTCGCGCTTATACGACTCAATCTTTGCAAGCTTTTAAGGATATTGAAATTGGTAATATCCGCAAAGTAACTTTAGAGTTTGGTTTAAAAATCGGTGGTGAAGCTGGTATTCCTTATGTAACTAAAGGTACTGCGGAAAGTAACCTGAAGATTACAGTAGAGTGTGGCTTTAATAACGAATCTCAGAAAAAGCCTTAG